A stretch of DNA from Pseudoalteromonas ruthenica:
GGAGCTATTCGAGTTAGGTTAAGGTTACAGTTGCTTACAAATCCGTTTGCCGAAATAACTTGATACCGTAAACATCTGCCTATATATATTGAGCATAACGCGTCGATAGGGTGACGCTATCCATTATGGATCACTCGATGATCCCTAATGAATAATCTTACCCGTTGGAGAAATGTAGTATGAAACGTGTTGTGCTCTTTTTATTGACCAACCTTGCCGTTATGTTAGTGCTAGGTGTGGTGTTATCTATCGTATTCTCGGTGCTGGGGATATCAAGTCGCAGTATGGGGGGGATCCTCATCATCGCCGCTGTGTTTGGTTTTGGTGGCTCCTTTATCTCATTGTTGATGTCTAAGTGGATAGCTAAACGCTCTACTGGCGCATATGTTATTGAGCAGCCGCGCTCCGGTACCGAGCAGTGGCTGGTAAACACGGTTGCCGAGCAAGCGCGTCAACGTGGTATCAACATGCCAGAGGTCGCTATTTACGACAGCCCAGAAATCAATGCTTTTGCTACTGGACCATCGAAAAACAACGCGTTAGTCGCGGTAAGCAGTGGCTTGCTTCACAACATGAGCCAAGAAGAAGCCGAAGCGGTTCTCGCTCATGAAGTCTCTCATGTGGCCAATGGCGACATGGTGACATTGACGTTGATTCAAGGAGTCGTGAATACCTTTGTTATCTTCTTTGCTAAGGTATTGGCTGGTATCGTTGATAATTTCCTCAATGGCGATGAGGAGCAAAGTGGGCCAAGCTGGACTTA
This window harbors:
- the htpX gene encoding protease HtpX: MKRVVLFLLTNLAVMLVLGVVLSIVFSVLGISSRSMGGILIIAAVFGFGGSFISLLMSKWIAKRSTGAYVIEQPRSGTEQWLVNTVAEQARQRGINMPEVAIYDSPEINAFATGPSKNNALVAVSSGLLHNMSQEEAEAVLAHEVSHVANGDMVTLTLIQGVVNTFVIFFAKVLAGIVDNFLNGDEEQSGPSWTYFIFDMVFQVLFGILASVVVAYFSRKREFAADRGAAELVGAHKMRAALERLKGNHESQLEGSMMAFGIAPGRSIGELFASHPPLDARIHALSTQS